DNA from Lactobacillus sp. ESL0791:
CGATCATTTTGCTAGAATTTACCCAGCCCTGATCGGTAACAGCCTTAGTTGCACCAACGCTGGCATTAAGTTTTTGGGCCAGCACCTTTAACGCATCAAACTTGCTGGCTGCACCCAAGCCTTTACCCCCAGCAACGATTACTTTTGCATAAGCTAAGTCATTATTAGAATTATTATTAGCAGTATAAACTGCCCCAGCGTTATGATTTACCTGCCAATCAACCACATTCACATCCGCAGTTTTGCCATTGCGCGTCAAGCCATTGAGTGCAACAGAAATAATGGCTTTTTTATTCAAAGGAGTTTCACAAAGCACCTTGCCTTGATTAATTATGCGGTCAACACTTGTTTCATTAGGCTTTTGATTGATTTTTTTCACATGCGGCACAAAAGCCGTTTCAAGAACCGCGGCCAGCCTTTGCCCAACACTATTACCCAGCTTATTATCATCGGTAATTAAAAAATATTCTTCTTTATCCATAAAAATATTCTTTAAAGTTGCAAGCATGGCCTTGAAATCTGTCAGACAATATTGTTCATTGTTATAAATAGTTGCTGGAATACCTGCCTTTGCATATTTGTCTTTGATATCCGCCGCATGATTACTAAAAACTAAAACTTTCACAGGATTAGCAAAATTACTGCTTAATCCGGCTAAAGTATTAGTATTATGCCCTTCATCAATATTCTTATCTTCTATTTGAATATAATATATAGGAGTCATTTTTAACCTCACTTAAGAACACCGTTTTCTTGTAAAACAGAAATTAATTTTTCAACAGCTTGTTTATCATTATTTAAATCAAAGAGCACTTTTTGATTTTTATCCTGATTAGCCTTAATTTCACTATGCTCTTTTGCAGCGTTTTTTAAGTTAATTTCCTCAATCGGTGTATCTAAAGCTGTTTCCAAAGAAAAGAAATTCGGCAAACGGGGGGTATTCACTGCACTTGATAATGAAATCACTGCAGGTAAGTTAAACTTGCCGTTGACTTTACCCTTATCAAATTCGGCTTCAAAGTCAAAACTTGTTTCTACTTTCATAATATTATCATAATAGTTATAATTTAATTTTTGTGCAATTAACGCAGAAATATCTATCATATTTTTAGTATCGCCTGTCAGAATTAAATCATACTTCTTATGTTGCCTCTTCAAATACTCCACAAATTCAGTGGCCATTTCATTTGCCTGCAAAGGATCATTAACGTCCAATCCAGTAAACTTAGTGGCTTGCTTTGCTCCTAATGCCAGTGCTTCGTGCAAGCAGCGGTCAGCCAGAATACCCTTTTCAAAAGAATAAGCATCAATTTGACCATTATTTGCTTCTGTCAACCGCA
Protein-coding regions in this window:
- a CDS encoding electron transfer flavoprotein subunit alpha/FixB family protein, producing the protein MTPIYYIQIEDKNIDEGHNTNTLAGLSSNFANPVKVLVFSNHAADIKDKYAKAGIPATIYNNEQYCLTDFKAMLATLKNIFMDKEEYFLITDDNKLGNSVGQRLAAVLETAFVPHVKKINQKPNETSVDRIINQGKVLCETPLNKKAIISVALNGLTRNGKTADVNVVDWQVNHNAGAVYTANNNSNNDLAYAKVIVAGGKGLGAASKFDALKVLAQKLNASVGATKAVTDQGWVNSSKMIGISNLTVKPDVYYAFGISGAIQHTIGMNKAKCVVAVNTDKTAPIFKLADYGIIGDANEVIEKLIALL